From Flavobacteriales bacterium, a single genomic window includes:
- a CDS encoding helix-turn-helix domain-containing protein: MTKSTFTILKPCLQCGNMFEAQKRTTKYCSHKCNSKHYKIRKRLEVKKEVEGEVNQQIKPKVNALSMALIKGKEFLTVNEVAHLLNCSKMTVYRMIKEKSINSYNLSKRLTRIKRSDIEILFEKKTTIPVKELTIDDCYIMEQIINKFNVSRNTIYNYVSKHGIKRIKQDGVTYYSIQDIERIFNV; the protein is encoded by the coding sequence ATGACAAAATCAACTTTTACGATTCTAAAACCTTGTTTGCAATGTGGGAATATGTTTGAAGCTCAAAAAAGAACTACAAAATATTGTTCTCATAAGTGTAACTCTAAACATTATAAGATTAGAAAAAGATTAGAAGTAAAGAAGGAGGTAGAAGGTGAAGTAAATCAGCAAATAAAACCGAAAGTTAATGCTTTATCTATGGCTTTAATTAAGGGTAAAGAATTTCTAACGGTTAATGAAGTTGCACATTTATTGAATTGTTCAAAAATGACAGTATACAGAATGATAAAAGAGAAAAGTATTAACTCATATAATCTGAGTAAAAGATTAACACGAATTAAACGATCAGATATTGAAATTTTATTTGAGAAAAAAACTACCATACCTGTAAAGGAACTAACTATAGATGACTGTTATATAATGGAACAAATTATTAATAAGTTTAATGTTTCGAGAAATACTATTTATAATTATGTAAGTAAACATGGAATAAAAAGAATAAAACAAGATGGTGTTACTTATTATTCTATTCAGGATATTGAGCGAATTTTTAATGTTTAA
- the mnmE gene encoding tRNA uridine-5-carboxymethylaminomethyl(34) synthesis GTPase MnmE encodes MNIQDTIVALATANGAGAIAVIRLSGENAIHIANSVFKSAVNEKALVEKNSHTISLGDVVDGERILDRALFSVFKNPHSYTGENVVEISCHGSVFIQQQVLQLLIKKGARMATAGEFTMRAYLNGKMDLAQAEAVADLIAANSDASHQNAMQQMRGGFSNDLQDLREQLIHFAAMIELELDFSEEDVEFADRSELHELLHKLEKALKYLSDSFSLGNVIKEGIPVAIVGEPNVGKSTLLNALLNEERAIVSDIEGTTRDTIEDELVLDGICYRFIDTAGIRKTADTIESIGIQKTYEKIASSRVVLYMMDAQRLHNKQSEYLEEIQKIAKKYPDKLLIPILNKVDALEKEIPTELQNLSHFIALSAKQKQGVEKLTHLLISLVEKGALTNNDTIVTNSRHYEALTQALDFIRKTQEGLQLQIPGDLLAMDIRQSLHYLGTITGNIDVDEDILGKIFSSFCIGK; translated from the coding sequence GTGAACATTCAAGATACCATTGTGGCATTAGCTACGGCAAATGGAGCAGGAGCCATAGCCGTGATTCGTTTATCAGGAGAAAACGCCATTCATATTGCCAATAGCGTTTTTAAGTCGGCAGTAAATGAAAAAGCCTTGGTAGAAAAGAATAGCCACACCATCAGCCTTGGAGATGTGGTGGATGGAGAAAGAATATTGGATCGAGCTTTGTTTTCTGTTTTTAAAAATCCGCATTCCTACACGGGTGAAAATGTGGTTGAAATTTCCTGTCATGGTTCCGTCTTTATACAGCAACAAGTCCTTCAACTACTCATCAAAAAAGGAGCAAGAATGGCAACTGCAGGAGAATTTACCATGCGAGCCTACCTCAATGGAAAAATGGATCTTGCCCAAGCCGAAGCCGTAGCCGATTTGATAGCCGCAAACTCCGATGCTTCTCACCAAAATGCCATGCAACAAATGCGTGGAGGTTTTTCCAATGATCTACAGGATCTTAGAGAGCAACTGATTCACTTTGCCGCCATGATTGAGTTAGAACTCGATTTCTCTGAAGAAGACGTAGAATTTGCCGATCGATCGGAGCTTCACGAATTACTCCATAAACTTGAAAAGGCCTTAAAATACCTCTCTGATTCTTTCTCCTTAGGAAATGTGATCAAAGAAGGAATCCCCGTAGCAATAGTAGGAGAGCCCAATGTGGGGAAATCTACCTTACTCAACGCTTTGCTCAATGAAGAACGCGCTATAGTATCTGACATAGAGGGAACTACCCGAGATACTATTGAAGACGAATTGGTACTCGATGGAATTTGTTACCGATTTATAGACACCGCTGGAATTCGAAAAACAGCTGATACCATTGAGTCTATCGGAATCCAAAAGACTTATGAGAAAATCGCTTCTTCCCGAGTGGTTTTGTATATGATGGATGCTCAAAGGCTTCATAATAAACAAAGTGAATACTTGGAAGAAATCCAAAAAATAGCCAAAAAATACCCCGATAAACTTCTGATTCCTATTCTCAATAAAGTGGATGCCCTAGAAAAGGAAATTCCTACAGAACTCCAAAATTTATCTCATTTTATTGCCCTCTCTGCCAAACAAAAACAAGGCGTAGAAAAACTCACCCACCTACTTATTTCCTTAGTAGAAAAAGGTGCTCTAACCAACAACGATACCATAGTTACCAATAGCCGACACTACGAGGCACTCACCCAAGCCTTAGATTTTATCAGAAAAACCCAAGAAGGACTCCAACTCCAAATTCCAGGCGACCTCCTTGCGATGGACATCCGTCAATCGCTCCACTACCTAGGAACCATCACAGGAAATATAGACGTGGATGAAGATATCCTAGGGAAGATTTTTAGTAGTTTTTGTATAGGGAAGTAA